One Saccharomyces mikatae IFO 1815 strain IFO1815 genome assembly, chromosome: 16 genomic region harbors:
- the SMKI16G1360 gene encoding uncharacterized protein (similar to Saccharomyces cerevisiae YPL034W; ancestral locus Anc_2.378), with translation MTRRKTVDSRLSEWQNTCKHPIINLTPEKVDKLYQLKMKCKNKNIRSNKHLPITLSSLQKKMEKLFIKDKGNSRISSFSEHKVSSLCTYKNGGYFIDGKCSMKLPDIESAIHRFMWKKYGKGLIYCYGCDPTGKKRHTEWFKVPVLELPSVLRIIDSYCRGEESCNRDLP, from the coding sequence ATGACCAGGCGAAAAACAGTAGATTCAAGGCTTTCGGAATGGCAAAATACATGCAAGCATCCTATTATAAACTTGACGCCAGAGAAAGTTGATAAATTATatcaattgaaaatgaaatgtaaaaacaaaaatatcagaTCTAACAAGCACTTgcctattacattatcaagcttacaaaagaagatggaAAAACTCTTTATTAAAGATAAAGGTAATTCACgtatatcttctttttcggAACATAAGGTGTCAAGCCTTTGCACTTATAAAAATGGCGGTTATTTCATCGACGGGAAATGTTCAATGAAACTGCCCGATATCGAAAGTGCTATTCACAGATTCATGTGGAAGAAATATGGAAAAGGGCTAATTTACTGTTATGGGTGTGATCCGACCGGTAAGAAAAGGCATACTGAGTGGTTCAAAGTACCGGTGTTAGAATTGCCTTCAGTGTTAAGGATCATTGATTCTTATTGCCGCGGAGAAGAATCCTGCAACCGCGATCTtccttga
- the SRL4 gene encoding Srl4p (similar to Saccharomyces cerevisiae SRL4 (YPL033C); ancestral locus Anc_2.371), translating into MNKIIYKALANFYDHFGLGKKLHPGYDTILIIGGSSNKLGVELCKTLTEDYNTKVINIDTADNINGEHSRNRERLYTFISCEDFSDINCLEESMLNVQNLEIYPTVLINNMQEGIESTLLKEDTFLKLDEESLYEFEKIVRYNLQSVILITKFCISNLFPKAHVKADEKAKKFYIVNISTVLTLDPSKSGTHFITSKCGINSFHDGMTSELKLTDSKLNVKTLLAYLPKFESDEHWKRLSPAISQQLVRCLLDGRCGDTILDSKKSIGDIFLIAGFKNSFT; encoded by the coding sequence ATGAATAAAATAATTTATAAAGCCTTGGCAAATTTTTATGACCATTTTGGTCTGGGCAAAAAATTACATCCAGGGTATGACACGATATTAATTATTGGTGGTTCTTCAAACAAGTTAGGCGTTGAGCTCTGTAAAACGCTAACTGAAGATTATAACACAAAAGTTATAAACATCGACACCGCAGACAATATTAATGGTGAACACTCAAGAAATCGTGAAAGACTGTACACTTTTATTTCGTGCGAAGATTTTAGTGACATAAACTGCCTTGAAGAATCCATGCTTAATGTGCAGAATCTAGAAATATACCCTACAGTGCTCATCAACAACATGCAAGAAGGGATCGAATCAACTCTTCTTAAAGAAGATACATTTTTAAAACTCGACGAAGAATCATTGTAtgagtttgaaaaaattgtgaGGTACAATTTACAAAGCGTTATTTTGATAACTAAATTCTGTATAAGTAACCTTTTTCCGAAAGCACATGTTAAAGCTGATGAAAAAGCTAAGAAATTCTATATTGTCAATATATCCACGGTATTGACATTAGATCCGTCAAAATCAGGTACACATTTCATTACCTCTAAGTGCGGAATAAACTCTTTCCACGATGGAATGACCTCTGAGCTAAAATTGACGGATAGCAAGTTAAACGTGAAAACGCTACTTGCATATTTGCccaaatttgaaagtgaTGAACACTGGAAAAGACTCTCACCCGCTATTTCGCAACAGCTTGTACGCTGTCTACTTGATGGAAGGTGTGGTGATACAATTCTCGATAGTAAGAAGTCAATTGgcgatatttttttaatagcTGGTTTTAAAAACTCATTTACCTGA
- the SVL3 gene encoding Svl3p (similar to Saccharomyces cerevisiae PAM1 (YDR251W) and SVL3 (YPL032C); ancestral locus Anc_8.484), which translates to MSSSSLRVLAIGSNPNILFYTSRFQLAKNTELYHVNDSKSCQFEIETEYYGKEQFELENHFTSIEHLTEALNSKSSGLVFDIIIMSASSLQKLSSLASKLATIINSNTKIFLESSGFIQLEPFVKLSMDSPHMNVFSILTDLDIRQVGPNQFKHFPSTTKENTIYLGESKSNTEKYSTSVITLLTTFEKLFAKLFSNIKINLCNFSSIEFLSQQWKLAISRICFDPLLIMFEQENPSDLDQQIIAKPLISGLVTEIITVAKTMGARLNSSYDNENSLLSLWKDSYQSANKPPALVYHFIHQTTPLNIDILLLQTILLADDFGIKTPYLEFLYSVLSQFERLNNGKSKWFIRSDEKAQVLQSLQKSQKNESVLQNQISTLQSQISKLRQELLMQAKQHEVETKELKEKHNVALKAQAEAQAEARTQISNEIVTPTEATNQSNGNEYKATGTPNLRDIEDMALYSVNYGDSPVRSVPVAVTSQQQINSPLSSHSQTFGDNNGSNDKLLQERELQLRKKELELQERELEFQKRALQQRFNNNSNSSISVKPSFPQLQQSANIRSNSRGMHGTNGPIPQPASAGNFVDPISTSMASYDPQQPPVQPIQQQQQSAQVQSFHSHSIKPTSRKNRNSNMPNIGNPSSINMTDFGRPPNNSSQTRLNSMPTHSIVNQNRLRSQQSKNKLNMPHVTKPNNTSSQLPAANLNNHVPTQRQFSSSTMIEITNNTNKVNNSSSNPDISTNSVVHNAMQFTNATNNTSSTVDINDPKNMVAPPTSSVSAPSTPTLSSASQMAEMTSPNANNADEEEKAGGKKKRFGLFKKKNKSKK; encoded by the coding sequence ATGTCGTCTTCCTCGCTTCGAGTTTTAGCTATTGGGAGCAACCCGAACATCTTATTCTATACTTCAAGGTTTCAACTGGCCAAGAACACGGAACTTTACCACGTTAACGATTCAAAATCATGCCagtttgaaattgaaaccGAATACTATGGTAAAGAACAGTTCGAATTGGAAAACCATTTCACTTCTATTGAGCACTTGACTGAGGCTTTAAATTCGAAGTCCAGTGGGCTCGTTTTTGATATAATCATCATGAGTGCTTCCTCCCTGCAGAAATTGTCCTCGTTGGCATCCAAATTGGCTACCATAATCAATTCAAAcaccaaaatttttttagaaagCAGTGGTTTCATCCAATTAGAACCCTTTGTCAAGTTGTCCATGGATTCTCCGCATATGAATGTTTTCAGTATTTTAACCGATTTGGACATTCGTCAAGTTGGTCCAAACCAATTTAAACATTTTCCTAGCACTACAAAAGAGAATACGATTTACCTCGGTGAAAGCAAATCTAACACCGAGAAATACTCAACCAGTGTTATAACATTATTGAccacttttgaaaaactatttGCTAAATTGTTTTCCAACATAAAAATCAATTTGTGCAATTTTTCGtcaattgaatttttatCACAACAATGGAAATTGGCAATATCCAGAATTTGTTTTGACCCATTGCTAATTATgtttgaacaagaaaaccCCAGTGATTTAGACCAGCAGATCATCGCCAAACCATTAATATCTGGGTTGGTGACTGAGATCATTACTGTAGCAAAGACGATGGGTGCAAGATTGAACAGTAGctatgataatgaaaacagTCTTTTATCTTTGTGGAAGGATTCTTACCAATCTGCTAATAAGCCACCTGCGTTGGTTTACCATTTCATACATCAAACAACGCCTTTAAATATCGATATCCTATTGTTACAAACTATTTTATTGGCTGATGATTTTGGTATCAAGACTCCGTACTTAGAATTCTTGTACTCTGTCTTGTCCCAATTTGAAAGGTTAAATAATGGTAAATCGAAATGGTTTATCAGATCAGATGAGAAAGCCCAAGTTTTACAGAGTTTACAAAAATCTCAGAAAAATGAATCAGTTTTACAGAATCAAATTTCAACCTTACAGAGTCAAATTAGTAAGTTAAGGCAAGAGTTACTCATGCAAGCCAAGCAACATGAAGTGGAGACCAAAGAGCTAAAGGAGAAGCACAACGTTGCTCTCAAGGCTCAAGCTGAAGCTCAAGCTGAAGCTCGAACTCAAATATCAAATGAAATCGTAACTCCAACTGAAGCAACAAACCAATCTAATGGTAACGAGTACAAGGCAACAGGAACTCCAAATTTGAGGGATATCGAAGATATGGCATTATATAGTGTAAACTACGGTGATTCTCCTGTGAGGTCTGTGCCAGTTGCGGTGACCTCTCAACAACAGATCAATTCGCCCTTATCCTCCCACTCACAAACATTTGGAGACAACAATGGATCAAATGATAAATTACTGCAAGAACGGGAATTGCAACTTCGTAAAAAGGAATTAGAGCTACAAGAACGTGAATTGGAGTTTCAGAAAAGGGCATTGCAACAAAGatttaataataatagtaatagcTCAATTTCAGTAAAACCATCTTTCCCTCAACTACAACAGTCTGCAAACATTCGTTCCAATAGTAGAGGAATGCACGGCACTAACGGACCTATCCCTCAACCTGCATCTGCCGGAAACTTTGTAGATCCGATTTCCACAAGTATGGCTTCATATGATCCGCAACAACCCCCTGTACAACCTAttcagcagcaacagcagtcGGCGCAAGTACAGTCTTTCCATTCACACTCTATCAAACCAACAAGTAGGAAGAATAGAAATAGTAATATGCCTAATATTGGTAATCCCTCCAGTATAAACATGACTGACTTTGGCAGGCCACCCAACAATTCAAGTCAAACTCGTTTAAATTCGATGCCAACACATAGTATTGTAAACCAAAATAGATTGAGATCACAACAATCCAAAAACAAACTTAATATGCCGCATGTTACTAAACCAAACAATACATCTAGCCAACTTCCTGCAGCCAATTTAAATAACCATGTTCCCACACAAAGGCAGTTCAGCTCGAGCACCATGATAGAGATAACcaataatactaataaaGTTAATAACAGTAGTAGTAACCCAGATATTTCTACTAACTCAGTGGTTCATAATGCAATGCAGTTTACAAATGCAACCAATAACACGAGCAGCACTGTGGATATAAATGATCCTAAAAATATGGTGGCTCCTCCTACAAGCTCAGTCTCAGCCCCAAGCACTCCAACCTTATCTTCCGCAAGCCAAATGGCAGAAATGACTTCACCTAATGCGAATAATGCTGATGAGGAGGAAAAAGCTGGcggtaaaaaaaagaggttTGGATtatttaaaaagaaaaataaatcaaagaaataa
- the PHO85 gene encoding cyclin-dependent serine/threonine-protein kinase PHO85 (similar to Saccharomyces cerevisiae PHO85 (YPL031C); ancestral locus Anc_8.482), with translation MSSSSQFKQLEKLGNGTYATVYKGLNKTTGVYVALKEVKLDSEEGTPSTAIREISLMKELKHENIVRLYDVIHTENKLTLVFEFMDNDLKKYMDSRTVGNTPRGLELNLVKYFQWQLLQGLAFCHENKILHRDLKPQNLLINKKGQLKLGDFGLARAFGIPVNTFSSEVVTLWYRAPDVLMGSRTYSTSIDIWSCGCILAEMITGKPLFPGTNDEEQLKLIFDIMGTPNESLWPGVTKLPKYNPNIQQRASRDLRQVLQPHTKEPLDGNIMDFLHGLLQLNPDMRLSAKQALHHPWFAEYYHHAS, from the exons atgtcatcttcttcaca GTTTAAGCAGTTAGAAAAGCTTGGTAACGGTACGTATGCTACGGTGTACAAGGGGTTAAACAAAACTACAGGGGTTTATGTTGCTCTGAAAGAGGTGAAACTGGATTCAGAGGAAGGTACCCCTTCTACAGCCATTCGTGAGATTTCCCtaatgaaagaattgaaacATGAGAACATTGTCAGACTTTATGATGTTATCCATACAGAGAACAAGTTGACTCTGGTTTTCGAATTTATGGACAAcgatttgaagaaatatatgGATTCCCGTACCGTGGGAAATACACCAAGGGGACTCGAATTAAACTTGGTAAAATACTTCCAGTGGCAACTACTACAAGGACTAGCCTTCTGCCATGAAAACAAGATCCTCCACCGTGATTTAAAACCTCAGAACTTGTtaatcaacaaaaaaggTCAATTGAAGCTGGGTGATTTCGGTCTGGCCCGTGCTTTTGGTATTCCGGTAAACACGTTCTCCAGCGAAGTCGTAACATTGTGGTACCGTGCTCCAGACGTGCTAATGGGTTCCAGAACGTACTCCACATCGATTGATATATGGTCATGTGGTTGTATTCTTGCGGAAATGATAACAGGCAAACCCTTGTTCCCTGGCACCAATGACGAAGAACAACTGAAGTTGATTTTCGACATCATGGGGACTCCTAACGAGTCTCTATGGCCCGGCGTAACAAAATTGCCCAAATACAACCCCAACATTCAACAGCGAGCATCAAGAGATCTACGTCAAGTCTTGCAACCACACACCAAGGAACCGTTAGACGGGAATATCATGGACTTCTTACATGGACTCTTGCAACTAAATCCCGACATGAGGCTAAGCGCCAAACAGGCTTTGCATCACCCTTGGTTTGCAGAGTATTATCACCACGCCTCATAG
- the TRM44 gene encoding tRNA (uracil) methyltransferase (similar to Saccharomyces cerevisiae TRM44 (YPL030W); ancestral locus Anc_8.481) translates to MTGDGSAHIPKSNQNQHKDRFQFIVNDESILGPQWLSLYQTDGKVTFAKSHFEQAMMNVIREPNINSTVILRADILKEINHVSEGGSEPKFDESVLKKFEIDSNNDGGEEDVKKINIEDLNIRSCETSESLKLSPVHEFVRRIIPRNFYKDAIINQTCLILNSKDPNYQETSLIIYTPHINSETDCPFYIPKTQTVGILLHQSILSVHYIPFPEDKTAFTDESERVVRTAYRLLQTANKHSKGVMQGYEKRVNHDQVVNKVNFQNTYIVLKKKYSKFLVENWAESTDPKKHVFEDIAIAAFLIELWIKVYGTDFRSKMQFRDLGCGNGALCYILLSENIKGLGIDARKRKSWSIYPSEVQSSLKEQVIIPSILLRPHPALKRQVPHLEHNGRFFPVKVTHEVIAPATVVYSSEDLLKSPQVNTAEFPPDTFIIGNHSDELTCWIPLLGHPYMVIPCCSHNFSGQRVRFNVRKRSFKSNEVKNQNNSKSTYSGLVDHVEYLSSRVGWKVEKEMLRIPSTRNAAIIGVENGTLKNFPTQAVYDMIWEDGGAEGWIQNTMTLLKRNPRNH, encoded by the coding sequence ATGACTGGCGATGGTAGTGCACATATTCCAAAAAGCaatcaaaatcaacacAAAGATCGCTTTCAGTTCATTGTGAATGATGAAAGTATTCTAGGACCTCAATGGTTAAGCCTTTACCAGACAGACGGAAAAGTGACGTTTGCAAAGTCTCATTTTGAGCAAGCGATGATGAACGTTATTAGAGAGCCGAACATCAACTCTACTGTCATATTAAGAGCGGATATTCTGAAAGAAATCAATCATGTTTCAGAAGGTGGGTCTGAACCAAAGTTCGACGAATCtgtattgaaaaagtttgaaattgacagtaataatgatggtggtgaagaagatgtcAAGAAGATaaatattgaagatttgaacaTTAGGTCCTGTGAAACCTCTGAGAGTTTAAAACTGTCGCCCGTTCATGAATTTGTGAGAAGGATCATTCCAAGAAACTTTTACAAAGATGCAATCATAAACCAAACGTGCTTAATTCTGAATAGTAAAGACCCCAATTACCAGGAAACTTCATTGATCATATATACACCACACATCAATTCTGAGACGGATTGTCCGTTTTACATTCCAAAAACACAAACTGTAGGTATTTTATTACATCAGTCAATTCTCTCTGTACATTATATTCCTTTCCCAGAAGACAAGACTGCCTTTACAGATGAATCAGAACGTGTTGTGAGAACCGCTTATAGGTTATTGCAAACTGCTAATAAACACTCAAAAGGTGTCATGCAGGGTTATGAAAAGAGAGTTAATCACGATCAAGTTGTAAATAAGGTCAATTTCCAAAACACATATATtgttttaaagaaaaagtacTCCAAGTTCTTGGTGGAAAACTGGGCAGAATCCACTGACCCAAAGAAACATGTATTTGAAGACATAGCAATTGCTGCTTTCTTGATTGAACTGTGGATTAAAGTCTATGGTACAGATTTTCGTTCAAAAATGCAATTCAGAGATTTGGGATGTGGCAATGGTGCTCTTTGTTACATTCTATTGAGtgaaaatataaaaggGCTTGGTATCGATGCAAGGAAACGGAAATCATGGTCTATCTACCCATCCGAGGTGCAATCGTCATTAAAGGAGCAAGTCATAATACcttctattcttttgagGCCTCATCCTGCTTTGAAAAGACAAGTACCTCATCTAGAACATAACGGGAGATTTTTTCCAGTTAAAGTGACGCACGAAGTAATTGCCCCCGCAACTGTCGTGTATTCAAGCGAAGATTTATTAAAATCTCCTCAAGTTAATACTGCAGAGTTTCCACCGGATACTTTTATCATAGGTAACCATTCAGATGAGTTGACTTGTTGGATCCCGTTATTGGGGCATCCATATATGGTTATTCCTTGTTGCTCTCATAACTTCTCTGGTCAAAGGGTTCGTTTCAACGTAAGGAAACGTTCATTCAAGTCAAACGAAGTCaaaaaccaaaataatAGCAAGAGCACCTATTCTGGTTTAGTAGACCACGTTGAATATCTTTCGTCTCGTGTAGGCTGGAAAGTAGAGAAAGAGATGTTGAGAATACCAAGCACGAGAAATGCCGCCATCATAGGTGTAGAAAATGGGACATTAAAGAACTTCCCAACACAAGCGGTGTATGATATGATCTGGGAAGATGGCGGAGCTGAAGGCTGGATTCAAAACACAATGACTCtgttgaaaagaaaccCAAGAAACCATTAG
- the SUV3 gene encoding ATP-dependent RNA helicase SUV3 (similar to Saccharomyces cerevisiae SUV3 (YPL029W); ancestral locus Anc_8.480), which yields MTLATYSTFTFPLRSFRLLVFVKKAHYHHGPHNIDLFHDKNWIVKRPTFLNLPKNELTKPDVFQFTFNKGDGDNVYLQDSLFKDNLDKAMQYVYNEKLTSLDSKQVPIKNLAWLNLRNSIYKQLKDPKQQAQSYVPSISEIIHPSSPDKLISLLINCNKINNSVWRSILKDSQSNDISTLDKFIHILQQTYDHTYEQDILPMMTNTDDTDGAHNVDITNPAEWFSEARKIRRHIIMHIGPTNSGKTYRALQKLKSVDRGYYAGPLRLLAREVYDRFQNEKVRCNLLTGEEVIRDLDDKGNPAGLTSGTVEMVPTHQKFDVVVLDEIQMMSDVDRGWAWTNALLGVVSKEVHLCGEKSVLPLIKSIVKMTGDKLTINEYERLGKLSVEGKPVKDGIKGLRKGDCVVAFSKKKILDLKLKIEKDTNLKVAVIYGSLPPETRVQQASLFNNGEYDIMVASDAIGMGLNLSIDRVVFTTNMKYNGEELTEMTSSQIKQIGGRAGRFKSSSTSREVPQGFITSFDSKVLKCVKKAIESPVEYLKTAVTWPTDEICAQLMTQFPPGTPTSVLLQTISDELERSSGNLFTLSDLKNKLKIIGLFEHMEDIPFLDKLKLSNAPVKDMPMVTKAFTKFCETIAKRHTRGLLSYRLPFNLLDYNCIPNESYSLEVYESLYNIITLYFWLSNRYPNYFIDMESAKDLKYFCEMIIFEKLDRLKKNPYARKPFGFTRSLLPSLKRRSPT from the coding sequence ATGACTCTTGCTACTTATAGCACGTTTACTTTTCCACTCCGATCATTTCGGTTATTAGTGTTCGTCAAGAAAGCACATTATCACCACGGACCACATAATATTGACCTTTTCCACGACAAAAATTGGATTGTCAAAAGACCTACATTCCTTAACTTACCCAAAAATGAACTAACAAAGCCGGATGTATTTCAATTTACTTTCAACAAGGGCGATGGCGACAATGTTTATTTACAAGATTCATTATTTAAAGATAATCTTGATAAAGCGATGCAATATGtctataatgaaaaattgacgTCCTTGGATTCCAAACAGGTACCAATAAAGAATCTTGCTTGGTTGAACTTAAGAAATTCTATATACAAACAACTAAAAGATCCAAAGCAACAAGCCCAATCCTATGTACCTTCCATAAGCGAAATCATACATCCTTCGTCTCCAGATAAATTAATCTCGCTGCTGATAAATTGCAATAAAATCAACAATTCCGTCTGGAGATCCATTCTAAAAGATTCTCAGAGCAATGATATAAGTACTTTAGATAAATTTATTCACATCCTGCAACAAACCTATGACCATACCTATGAACAGGATATCTTGCCTATGATGACGAATACAGATGATACAGATGGCGCCCACAATGTTGACATAACAAATCCGGCAGAATGGTTCTCAGAGGCAAGGAAGATTAGAAGACATATAATTATGCATATTGGGCCCACAAATTCAGGCAAAACCTATAGAGCACTACAGAAACTGAAATCTGTGGACCGTGGATATTACGCAGGGCCATTAAGGCTATTGGCAAGAGAAGTATATGATAGATTTCAGAATGAAAAGGTTAGGTGCAATTTGTTGACTGGAGAGGAAGTTATACGTGACTTAGACGATAAGGGAAATCCAGCAGGGCTAACATCGGGTACAGTAGAAATGGTACCGACgcatcaaaaatttgatgtTGTCgttcttgatgaaattcAAATGATGTCTGACGTGGATCGTGGCTGGGCTTGGACAAATGCACTTTTAGGTGTGGTTTCTAAAGAAGTACATCTTTGTGGTGAAAAAAGTGTTCTCCCTTTGATCAAAAGCATTGTTAAAATGACTGGAGATAAACTAACAATTAACGAATATGAGAGATTAGGGAAGTTAAGTGTTGAAGGTAAACCTGTTAAGGATGGGATTAAGGGTTTGCGTAAAGGAGATTGTGTCGTCGCATTctcgaaaaagaaaatattggATCTCAAGCTAAAGATAGAGAAAGATACCAATTTGAAAGTTGCTGTAATTTATGGTTCCTTACCGCCTGAAACGCGTGTTCAGCAAGCTTCTCTATTCAACAACGGAGAATATGATATAATGGTAGCATCAGATGCTATTGGTATGGGACTAAATTTGTCTATTGACAGAGTTGTATTCACCACAAATATGAAATATAATGGTGAAGAACTAACGGAAATGACTTCCTCTCAGATCAAGCAAATCGGGGGTCGCGCCGGAAGGTTCAAATCTAGTTCTACAAGTAGAGAAGTGCCTCAAGGTTTTATTACCAGTTTCGACTCAAAGGTCTTGAAATGTGTGAAGAAAGCTATAGAGTCTCCCGTGGAATATTTAAAAACTGCTGTTACGTGGCCTACAGATGAGATTTGTGCTCAGTTGATGACTCAATTCCCACCAGGTACGCCGACCAGTGTTTTATTGCAAACTATTTCAGATGAACTAGAAAGAAGTTCTGGCAACCTGTTCACGTTATCTGATTTAAAGAACAAACTAAAAATCATTGGCTTATTCGAACACATGGAGGATATTCCATTCCTTGATAAATTGAAATTAAGTAATGCGCCCGTGAAGGACATGCCTATGGTCACTAAAGCCTTCACTAAGTTTTGTGAGACAATAGCGAAGAGGCACACAAGAGGACTATTGTCGTACCGATTACCTTTCAACCTTCTAGACTACAATTGTATACCTAATGAGAGTTATTCTTTAGAGGTTTACGAGTCATTGTACAACATCATCACATTATACTTCTGGCTCAGTAACAGGTACCCGAACTACTTCATTGACATGGAGTCTGCCAAAGATTTGAAGTATTTCTGCGAGatgattatttttgagaaaCTTGATCgattaaaaaagaatcctTACGCACGCAAGCCCTTTGGTTTTACAAGAAGCCTGCTTCCAtccttgaaaagaagatcaCCTACATAA